One Sagittula stellata E-37 genomic window carries:
- a CDS encoding OmpA family protein: MTSKAVEADPALPRRAFIAAALSAVVAGGAVALAIIGQTTIARTESFRFSRGTSLANGEEERLRGVLASALPDDRKHVVIVGHTGTTGDADANLELSEKRAQVAAQIARAMGLPDDRLTVTGIGGSAPLPQDDGESDRAHQSRMARVDVTVQVRR, encoded by the coding sequence ATGACAAGCAAAGCTGTTGAGGCAGACCCCGCCCTGCCGCGACGTGCATTCATTGCCGCAGCGTTGTCCGCAGTGGTCGCCGGAGGCGCGGTCGCGCTCGCCATCATCGGGCAGACCACCATCGCAAGGACCGAGAGCTTCCGCTTCTCGCGCGGCACGTCGCTGGCAAACGGAGAAGAGGAACGGCTGCGCGGTGTCCTGGCCTCTGCTCTGCCCGATGACCGAAAGCATGTCGTCATCGTGGGGCACACCGGCACGACAGGCGATGCCGACGCCAACCTCGAACTGAGCGAAAAACGCGCCCAGGTGGCCGCGCAGATAGCCCGGGCCATGGGTCTGCCGGACGACCGGCTGACGGTAACCGGGATCGGCGGGTCCGCGCCCCTGCCACAGGACGACGGCGAAAGCGACCGGGCGCACCAGTCCCGAATGGCGCGGGTCGACGTGACCGTGCAGGTGCGTAGATGA
- a CDS encoding VWA domain-containing protein: MKIAKIAIPAGIVAIAAVVIFRSQSNLDWVTITHDPVPPDWAAIAAWPSLEADLVDALPDPNRRITAIVLDDSGSMGSDMEAAKQAVVDALSAMQDTDRVAVVALNAGVVLPFASVADARRTLPAALAPIRDTGSTPLTRAILDTQAMLEAEASSVRGFGTFRMIVTTDGAADDGEALQRAIEDLAAKTPIQLTTIGIGIRGNHVLRRADLGSFVDVANVAALEGALQAAVAENDNFAAITEFTDGEG; the protein is encoded by the coding sequence ATGAAAATCGCCAAGATTGCCATTCCGGCCGGGATCGTCGCCATTGCGGCCGTCGTGATTTTTCGCAGCCAGTCGAACTTGGACTGGGTCACCATCACACATGATCCCGTCCCGCCCGACTGGGCGGCCATCGCCGCCTGGCCGTCGCTGGAGGCGGATCTGGTCGACGCCCTCCCGGACCCGAACCGCCGCATAACCGCCATCGTTCTGGATGACAGCGGGTCCATGGGATCGGACATGGAGGCCGCGAAGCAGGCGGTCGTCGATGCCCTGAGCGCCATGCAGGACACCGACCGGGTCGCGGTTGTCGCGCTCAACGCCGGTGTCGTGCTCCCCTTCGCATCTGTCGCCGACGCACGACGGACATTGCCGGCAGCTCTTGCTCCGATCCGCGACACCGGGTCCACGCCTCTCACACGCGCGATCCTCGACACGCAGGCGATGCTTGAGGCAGAGGCAAGCTCCGTCCGGGGTTTCGGCACCTTCCGAATGATCGTGACCACCGACGGCGCCGCCGACGATGGCGAGGCGTTGCAGCGGGCCATCGAGGACCTTGCCGCAAAGACACCGATACAGCTGACAACCATTGGTATCGGCATACGCGGCAACCATGTGTTGCGCCGCGCGGACCTTGGCAGTTTCGTCGATGTCGCCAACGTGGCGGCGTTGGAAGGCGCGCTTCAGGCGGCGGTGGCCGAGAATGACAACTTCGCCGCCATCACCGAGTTCACAGATGGGGAGGGCTGA
- a CDS encoding DUF4114 domain-containing protein: MPTPQDTIAFGATQWFYEVNGTARPNDIRYFDLGNGRVLSSWWVTRNPLADQIPSLDDGFTGVYNSAYYMIRDIDGTEIVPPTLMDPAYTTAVGPNGNPQMVFAATPTPTGEIVLHYGIVDTIYPPVMDHYTVTVSANGTPGAPVAVPSNSQYILAYDSVLLSNGNAAVVSEAGVTVIDSTGAIVGTSGSYGGTDDWKILETSDGRLMVITAYGARASADTNIKGQFFDLTGAPLAQEFDIAGPPATPSYAYYVDAGAGVTELTDGRFVVAWGEEGSSLEGNTANAQSGIHVVILNSDGTIAKGPFLGNPDAQSMAQFEPTVFALADGGFAIGYESDDVVGTITTQYRIQLFDAAGDPVGPSYHPDAYTLSGPEARGQQEMVILPDGRGLVIDELGGSTVIEIGNGIVAGNTPPVTPGFTGTTDENTPFTGQLIATDADGDPLTFVANLIPALNDAGQIVGNAVVNSDGSFTFTPGYPGISPVGTARFTYTVSDGVNTGVSGTAVFTVTAGSGGNPTNTAPVPGAVVLNGTEDTAIAGQATATDADNDALTYALGATAAAHGTATITSGGAISYQPDADFFGSDSFDITVSDGTNAPVTTSVTVNVAGAQDVPVAQDGSGTVVSGNALTTALSAFDADGDTLVFALDSGPANGSVTVSANGSAVYTPDAGFSGSDSFVFRVSDGTDTDTGTVFVQVDAAPPPAPMTLAALNGTTITGLQPGGRITVTDATGLDPSDLVVDASTGSVTFGGVQFQVTADLAANSFVLAEAAGGGFDLILLDELEGNGSDLGEGTAVSGGMVNGLGPDGFFTGNGTRDYTVTLDASTSAYDNAIGAYVRRADGSISDVQVLFADAKAAGAGATATMSNIVDDGVLEFFFIQNAASAAAGLSGPLSIDASGNLLEGGVDTGLTTYFSEVGLNADGTEHFLSGAVDGGGGLRVGIEDLTGGGDMDYQDMVFVVAWTDDGI; encoded by the coding sequence ATGCCTACGCCGCAAGACACGATCGCCTTCGGGGCGACACAATGGTTCTACGAAGTCAACGGGACCGCGCGCCCGAACGACATCCGCTACTTCGATCTCGGCAACGGGCGCGTGCTGTCCAGTTGGTGGGTGACGCGTAACCCGCTCGCCGACCAGATCCCCAGCCTGGATGACGGGTTCACCGGCGTTTACAATTCGGCGTACTACATGATCCGCGACATCGACGGCACAGAAATCGTGCCGCCGACGCTCATGGACCCAGCCTATACGACCGCCGTCGGGCCAAACGGCAATCCGCAGATGGTCTTTGCCGCGACGCCCACCCCAACAGGCGAGATCGTGCTGCACTATGGCATCGTCGACACGATCTATCCGCCCGTGATGGATCACTACACCGTCACCGTTTCGGCCAATGGCACGCCGGGAGCCCCAGTCGCCGTGCCGTCCAACAGCCAGTATATCCTCGCATACGACAGTGTCCTGCTGTCCAACGGCAATGCGGCCGTCGTGTCTGAGGCAGGTGTGACCGTGATCGACTCCACCGGCGCAATCGTCGGGACCAGCGGCAGCTATGGCGGCACCGACGATTGGAAAATCCTCGAAACGTCCGACGGACGGCTCATGGTGATCACGGCCTACGGCGCGCGGGCCAGCGCGGACACCAACATCAAGGGTCAGTTCTTCGATCTGACCGGGGCACCGCTGGCGCAGGAGTTCGACATCGCGGGCCCGCCGGCGACCCCGAGCTACGCCTACTACGTCGATGCCGGGGCAGGGGTCACGGAGTTGACGGACGGCCGCTTTGTCGTGGCATGGGGCGAAGAAGGGTCTTCGCTGGAGGGCAACACGGCCAACGCGCAAAGCGGCATCCACGTGGTGATCCTGAACTCTGACGGGACAATCGCCAAGGGTCCGTTCCTGGGCAATCCGGACGCGCAGTCCATGGCGCAGTTCGAGCCGACGGTGTTCGCGCTGGCAGACGGCGGCTTTGCCATCGGGTACGAGAGCGACGACGTCGTGGGGACCATCACCACGCAATACCGCATCCAGCTTTTCGACGCCGCGGGCGATCCGGTCGGCCCGTCCTATCATCCCGACGCCTACACGCTGTCGGGTCCCGAAGCGCGTGGCCAGCAGGAAATGGTCATCCTGCCCGATGGGCGCGGCCTCGTGATCGACGAGTTGGGTGGCTCCACCGTGATCGAGATCGGCAATGGCATCGTGGCGGGCAACACGCCTCCGGTGACACCGGGCTTTACCGGCACGACGGACGAGAACACGCCTTTCACCGGGCAGCTGATCGCGACGGATGCGGACGGCGACCCCCTGACCTTCGTGGCGAACCTGATCCCGGCGCTGAACGACGCGGGGCAGATCGTGGGCAACGCGGTGGTGAATTCCGATGGCAGCTTTACCTTCACGCCGGGCTATCCTGGGATCAGCCCGGTGGGCACCGCGCGGTTCACCTATACAGTGTCCGACGGTGTGAACACGGGCGTATCGGGCACGGCGGTCTTCACCGTGACGGCAGGCTCGGGCGGGAACCCGACCAACACCGCGCCGGTGCCGGGGGCTGTCGTCTTGAACGGCACCGAGGATACCGCCATCGCCGGGCAGGCCACAGCGACCGATGCCGACAACGACGCGCTGACCTATGCGCTTGGGGCGACGGCGGCGGCGCACGGGACGGCCACGATCACCAGCGGCGGTGCGATCAGCTACCAGCCGGACGCCGATTTCTTCGGGTCGGACAGTTTCGATATCACGGTGAGCGACGGCACCAATGCGCCGGTGACCACCTCTGTCACGGTCAATGTCGCGGGCGCGCAGGACGTGCCGGTGGCGCAGGACGGCAGTGGCACCGTCGTTTCCGGAAACGCCCTGACCACCGCGCTTTCGGCCTTCGATGCGGACGGGGACACGCTTGTCTTTGCACTGGACAGCGGCCCGGCCAACGGCAGCGTCACGGTGTCGGCCAACGGGTCTGCGGTCTACACGCCCGACGCTGGATTCTCGGGCAGCGACAGCTTTGTCTTCCGCGTCTCAGACGGCACGGACACCGACACAGGGACAGTTTTCGTGCAGGTGGACGCCGCTCCGCCCCCCGCGCCTATGACGCTCGCCGCCCTGAACGGGACGACGATCACCGGCCTGCAGCCGGGCGGGCGGATCACGGTGACCGATGCGACCGGGCTCGATCCATCCGACCTTGTGGTGGACGCATCGACAGGGAGCGTGACATTCGGTGGCGTCCAGTTCCAGGTGACGGCGGATCTTGCCGCCAACAGCTTTGTCCTGGCCGAAGCGGCGGGCGGCGGGTTTGACTTGATTCTGCTCGATGAACTGGAGGGCAACGGAAGCGACCTTGGCGAAGGCACCGCGGTGTCGGGTGGCATGGTCAACGGACTCGGTCCGGACGGGTTCTTCACCGGCAACGGCACGCGCGACTACACGGTCACACTCGATGCATCGACCTCAGCCTACGACAACGCGATCGGGGCCTACGTGCGCCGCGCAGACGGCAGCATTTCCGACGTCCAGGTCCTTTTCGCCGACGCCAAGGCCGCAGGGGCCGGGGCAACCGCGACGATGTCCAACATCGTGGACGACGGTGTGCTGGAATTCTTCTTCATCCAGAATGCCGCATCGGCGGCGGCAGGGCTGTCCGGTCCACTTTCCATCGACGCATCGGGCAACCTGTTGGAGGGCGGAGTCGACACGGGTCTCACCACCTATTTCTCGGAAGTGGGTCTGAACGCCGACGGTACGGAGCATTTCCTCTCCGGTGCTGTCGATGGCGGGGGCGGCCTGCGTGTCGGCATCGAAGACCTGACTGGCGGAGGTGACATGGACTACCAGGACATGGTCTTTGTGGTTGCGTGGACCGACGACGGCATTTGA
- a CDS encoding ABC transporter substrate-binding protein, translating into MNTFSSALLTALVLCGQAALAAPGDRLAETVTDGVRDCPSGWIEEMPLIAWGADGVVAYANGASLENDGGMLGDAGLPLSLTVEDSFEAQLRAYLACETPYLRGTLGMLASATPVTEFDARTEQIVFFKHSFSAGDGIVAADGIDRIADLKGKRIAIQANGPHVDFVGRILADGGLSFDDVEIVWVADLTGDGDTPSAAMADGRADAAAVILPDARFLTSGGTVGTGAEGSIKGATILISTQEAASVIGDYIAVRADYFDAHRDDIAQMVNIFFRAEEEMRAFMAQDGSPQQAEMADLMANEFLGGLPREEGVFLWQDAITDGWSGNAKHFGDPAEPRRFDVLLGEVNVALRGADRLDSPANLATAEWDYTALTDGLTNLDERQVAAFNPEAAAAAVQKLRRTGQLDANTKIDFEVYFEPDSTTFPIELYASDFEEILRLASTYSGAIITVEGHSDPLHFLRREQDGADNAELRAIRTSTQNLSLDRAIAVVDALTQYAADLGVKMNRDQFTVDGVGISSPLHNPPKTEAEWRENMRVVFRVLTVQAEATTFSPLQ; encoded by the coding sequence ATGAACACATTTTCCTCTGCCCTCCTCACCGCCCTCGTGCTTTGCGGACAGGCCGCGCTTGCCGCGCCCGGAGACCGGCTGGCCGAGACGGTGACCGACGGGGTACGCGACTGCCCATCGGGATGGATCGAAGAAATGCCACTGATCGCGTGGGGCGCCGATGGCGTGGTCGCCTATGCCAACGGCGCGTCGCTCGAAAACGACGGTGGGATGCTGGGTGACGCCGGTCTGCCGCTGTCGCTGACCGTCGAGGACAGTTTCGAGGCGCAGCTCAGGGCTTACCTCGCCTGCGAGACGCCCTACCTGCGCGGCACGCTCGGGATGCTGGCCTCCGCCACACCGGTGACCGAGTTCGACGCGCGGACCGAACAGATCGTCTTCTTCAAGCACTCGTTCTCGGCCGGGGACGGCATCGTGGCGGCGGACGGGATCGACCGTATTGCCGACCTCAAGGGCAAGCGCATCGCCATCCAGGCCAATGGACCGCACGTCGATTTCGTCGGACGTATCCTTGCGGATGGCGGCCTGTCCTTCGATGACGTGGAAATCGTCTGGGTCGCGGACCTGACCGGTGACGGCGACACGCCCTCTGCCGCCATGGCCGACGGACGGGCCGACGCCGCCGCCGTCATCCTGCCGGACGCGCGCTTCCTGACGTCTGGCGGAACGGTCGGCACCGGCGCCGAAGGTTCCATCAAGGGCGCCACAATCCTGATCTCGACGCAAGAGGCGGCTTCCGTCATCGGCGACTACATCGCCGTCCGCGCCGACTACTTCGACGCTCATCGCGACGACATCGCACAGATGGTCAACATCTTCTTCCGCGCGGAAGAAGAGATGCGTGCCTTCATGGCACAGGACGGCAGCCCGCAGCAGGCGGAGATGGCCGACCTCATGGCCAATGAGTTCCTTGGCGGTCTGCCCCGCGAAGAAGGCGTCTTCCTCTGGCAGGACGCGATCACGGACGGCTGGTCCGGCAACGCCAAGCACTTCGGCGATCCGGCAGAGCCGCGTCGTTTCGACGTCCTTCTGGGAGAGGTCAATGTCGCGCTCCGCGGTGCCGACCGGCTGGATTCACCCGCCAATCTTGCGACGGCGGAATGGGACTACACCGCCCTGACCGACGGGTTGACCAACCTCGACGAACGCCAGGTCGCCGCCTTCAACCCGGAGGCCGCCGCAGCAGCGGTGCAGAAGTTGCGCCGCACCGGACAACTCGACGCCAACACGAAGATCGACTTCGAGGTGTATTTCGAACCCGACAGCACGACCTTCCCGATCGAGCTCTATGCCTCCGACTTCGAAGAGATCCTGCGCCTCGCGTCCACCTATTCCGGGGCGATCATCACGGTCGAGGGCCACTCCGACCCGCTGCACTTCCTTCGGCGTGAACAGGACGGCGCGGACAATGCGGAGCTGCGCGCGATCCGGACCTCCACTCAGAACCTCTCGCTCGACCGGGCGATTGCGGTGGTGGATGCGCTGACACAATACGCGGCCGACCTGGGCGTAAAGATGAACCGCGACCAGTTCACGGTGGACGGCGTCGGCATTTCCAGTCCGCTCCACAATCCACCGAAGACGGAGGCCGAGTGGCGGGAGAACATGCGCGTGGTGTTCCGCGTGCTGACCGTGCAGGCCGAAGCCACCACCTTTTCACCGCTGCAATGA